The proteins below are encoded in one region of Bremerella sp. P1:
- a CDS encoding GAP1-N2 domain-containing protein, with protein sequence MSQELLYTSAPQGLKPGSRGFCTVVSTQGMPSPLASALESISGYRPVFPPGDPNSDKNPVVYSHLNMSAAGKRYQVLSRIADYGLDYSQRANKIAHHVVLEPQELASGGPATLLGQSGFMETSWDGKPRILPGGRSIPSHDQPPGICHTWQKLTGDAGWAGVLAESLIADSERQAYLIFQPGMAVLALMSEAIALLPHERRWEASFSTYFTSLPPGVNCNWRCVLAGSSEANQSRRFVRALRIDLTQPAGKAEGSDLVELARTGKSPSRPVSSAPLTFAPEFQEPENIVSSPAPSNRSRVTREIPDLPQMETEDEFKTLPPDPGRSRKGPPLPPGSSRQRSQDANTDRRRMWPVIVGALLFMVAAGLLATLVPNWFGSSIADQDNSQEPQSEIVRLDLTDAATPEPTPEPTPEPTPEPTPEPTPEPTPEPTPEPTPEPTPEPTPEPTQVAASKLPNEKQQEVSPQIEVSYVSILPIDTSKSRTLSKVAEWKKHSPDQIKIALHFPASEFRNDITTSTSPGALTVGEVLKIDRNKSQPIAKFLIQGDELLVSWIADKELGKDLLPFCILDVKSPQRRRLFSLRIPSNSSPKGGEFTIGFSRPNIFPELYVRSLTVGFGEKEFAFLPSAKEIQTTESKPALSWFSSDGVPRNILQAGSRPGIAKVSVDETALEEMQVEFQKDLIGIVNKTPVTKVDRIDQKFQEQVLPYYEKLVAACDLLFGARWPKEVREKVNAVRSYFEKHKAELGPRSNELNRLEEKVEPWKIVYLNSRSFDVLQAEVFYKLSIEDGETIPIDVIRYKRSGK encoded by the coding sequence TTGAGTCAGGAACTCCTTTACACCTCTGCCCCCCAAGGCTTGAAGCCTGGTAGCCGTGGATTCTGTACGGTCGTCAGTACACAAGGCATGCCGTCTCCGCTGGCATCCGCGTTGGAATCGATCAGTGGCTATCGTCCTGTTTTTCCTCCTGGGGATCCCAATTCAGATAAGAATCCGGTCGTTTATTCCCACCTGAACATGAGTGCCGCAGGCAAGCGTTACCAAGTTCTCTCGCGGATTGCAGACTACGGACTTGATTACTCTCAACGTGCCAACAAGATCGCCCATCATGTCGTCCTAGAACCTCAGGAACTGGCATCTGGTGGCCCCGCCACGCTACTTGGGCAGAGCGGTTTCATGGAGACTTCCTGGGATGGCAAACCTCGTATCTTGCCCGGCGGCCGAAGCATTCCTAGCCATGATCAACCTCCAGGTATTTGTCACACCTGGCAGAAACTTACCGGGGATGCCGGGTGGGCAGGCGTTCTCGCCGAGTCACTGATCGCCGATTCTGAACGACAGGCCTACCTGATCTTTCAACCGGGCATGGCTGTACTGGCCCTGATGTCCGAGGCCATTGCCCTACTTCCGCATGAACGTCGTTGGGAGGCCAGCTTTAGCACCTACTTCACGAGTTTACCTCCTGGGGTGAACTGTAACTGGCGCTGCGTGCTAGCCGGTTCGTCCGAAGCGAATCAATCGCGACGCTTCGTCCGAGCGCTTCGAATCGATCTGACCCAGCCGGCCGGCAAGGCCGAAGGAAGCGATCTGGTCGAATTAGCCCGAACAGGGAAATCACCGTCACGGCCCGTCTCATCAGCACCACTAACTTTCGCACCGGAATTTCAAGAACCGGAGAACATCGTTTCCTCTCCGGCTCCCAGCAATCGTTCACGCGTGACCCGGGAAATCCCGGATCTACCTCAGATGGAAACGGAAGATGAGTTCAAAACACTCCCGCCAGATCCAGGGCGATCGCGTAAAGGACCGCCATTGCCACCTGGTAGTTCCAGACAGCGAAGCCAGGACGCCAATACCGATCGACGACGTATGTGGCCCGTTATCGTCGGGGCACTCTTGTTTATGGTCGCGGCTGGCTTGCTTGCAACGTTAGTTCCTAATTGGTTTGGTAGTTCAATCGCGGACCAAGATAATTCTCAAGAACCTCAATCCGAAATCGTTCGCTTAGATTTAACAGACGCTGCCACACCTGAACCGACACCTGAACCGACACCTGAACCGACACCTGAACCGACACCTGAACCGACACCTGAACCGACACCTGAACCGACACCTGAACCGACACCTGAACCGACACCTGAACCGACACCTGAACCCACTCAGGTTGCTGCTTCTAAATTGCCAAACGAAAAACAGCAAGAAGTATCTCCGCAGATTGAAGTCTCGTATGTGTCGATACTTCCAATAGATACCTCTAAGTCGCGGACTTTAAGCAAAGTAGCCGAGTGGAAGAAGCATTCTCCTGACCAGATTAAAATCGCTCTTCACTTTCCAGCATCTGAGTTTCGCAATGACATAACCACGAGCACTTCTCCCGGTGCACTCACCGTTGGGGAAGTATTGAAAATCGACAGGAATAAATCCCAGCCAATTGCCAAGTTTTTGATCCAAGGTGATGAACTTCTGGTTTCCTGGATTGCAGATAAGGAATTAGGTAAAGATCTACTGCCTTTCTGCATTCTTGACGTCAAGTCGCCGCAGAGACGCCGCCTATTTTCACTTCGGATCCCTAGCAACTCTTCCCCGAAAGGCGGTGAGTTTACGATAGGGTTTTCTCGGCCAAACATTTTCCCTGAACTCTATGTTAGAAGCTTGACGGTAGGCTTCGGTGAAAAAGAATTTGCATTTCTTCCATCGGCTAAAGAGATTCAAACAACTGAATCGAAGCCTGCCTTATCGTGGTTTAGTTCCGATGGAGTACCTCGCAATATCCTGCAAGCTGGGAGTCGTCCCGGCATAGCAAAAGTCTCCGTGGATGAAACAGCACTTGAAGAAATGCAAGTAGAGTTTCAGAAAGATCTTATTGGTATCGTCAACAAGACTCCGGTCACCAAAGTCGACCGAATAGACCAGAAATTCCAGGAACAAGTTTTGCCGTATTATGAAAAATTAGTCGCCGCATGCGACTTACTTTTCGGAGCAAGGTGGCCAAAGGAAGTTCGCGAAAAAGTCAACGCGGTTCGTTCCTATTTCGAGAAACATAAAGCGGAACTTGGACCTCGCTCCAACGAATTGAATAGGCTCGAAGAGAAAGTTGAGCCATGGAAAATCGTATATCTAAACTCACGTAGCTTTGACGTTTTGCAGGCCGAGGTGTTTTACAAACTTAGCATCGAAGACGGTGAAACAATTCCAATTGATGTCATCCGCTATAAACGCAGTGGCAAGTAA
- a CDS encoding GYF domain-containing protein, producing the protein MSHENGTAEPTQYFVRARGKVMGPFSLERLQTMRSRGQLSRIHEVSIDKQNWQTAANFMSSAIAPADNNASNNHELELQENAPQSSSDSRPPDPSGNKAAWYYHVAGEMNGPISIMDLRSLVSSHQLTADELVWKEGFADWLPISEVPELKHLTAGAQAITGSSQPMMQTSPGVSVSQSSAQHMPHPRTSGLAITGISLGVLGLSFSVLSGVALLLSSVAVLLLVGLALAFGFLSIFSIIFSAVALKDISQSRGSLTGKGLANAGLTTGILGTIGWAIWLFYFIDITRVRI; encoded by the coding sequence ATGAGTCACGAGAATGGAACTGCGGAACCAACGCAATACTTTGTTCGCGCACGCGGCAAGGTCATGGGACCGTTCAGCCTGGAACGCCTCCAGACGATGCGAAGCCGCGGCCAGTTGAGCCGAATCCATGAGGTGTCTATCGACAAACAGAACTGGCAGACTGCCGCCAATTTTATGTCTTCCGCAATAGCGCCGGCAGACAATAACGCTTCGAATAATCATGAACTGGAGTTGCAGGAGAACGCACCTCAATCTTCAAGTGATTCCAGGCCGCCCGATCCATCTGGCAATAAGGCAGCCTGGTACTACCATGTCGCTGGTGAGATGAATGGCCCCATCAGTATCATGGACCTCAGATCGCTCGTAAGCAGTCATCAACTGACCGCCGACGAACTGGTATGGAAAGAAGGTTTCGCAGATTGGCTCCCGATATCAGAAGTGCCGGAGCTCAAACACCTTACTGCCGGTGCGCAAGCTATCACTGGTTCATCACAGCCAATGATGCAAACGTCACCAGGTGTTTCGGTAAGCCAATCTTCGGCTCAGCACATGCCCCACCCGCGAACAAGTGGTTTGGCAATTACCGGGATCTCTCTTGGGGTACTAGGGCTATCATTCAGCGTCCTCAGCGGGGTGGCGCTCTTGTTAAGTTCCGTCGCGGTTTTACTCCTGGTTGGATTAGCACTGGCATTCGGCTTCTTAAGCATTTTCTCGATCATCTTCAGCGCCGTAGCGCTGAAGGATATCAGCCAATCACGCGGAAGCCTCACCGGCAAGGGCCTTGCAAACGCAGGCTTGACCACTGGAATCTTGGGAACCATTGGTTGGGCAATCTGGTTGTTCTACTTTATCGATATTACCCGCGTCCGTATCTAG